Proteins encoded within one genomic window of Legionella sp. PC997:
- a CDS encoding low affinity iron permease family protein yields MKNLRLWFQKFSSFISEISGTFGAFITAILLIMIWITTGPIFKFSDTWQLVINTGTTIITFLMVFLIQHTQNRDNKIINLKLDELIKSHPPADNKTLDLEKLSDEQLKFLEKKYKKICEEILHK; encoded by the coding sequence ATGAAGAACTTAAGATTATGGTTTCAAAAATTTTCATCGTTTATCAGCGAAATATCCGGAACTTTCGGAGCTTTTATTACTGCTATTCTGCTTATAATGATTTGGATAACTACGGGTCCTATTTTTAAATTTTCAGATACATGGCAGCTCGTGATCAACACAGGGACAACTATTATTACCTTTTTAATGGTTTTTTTAATTCAGCATACGCAAAATCGTGATAATAAAATTATAAATTTAAAGTTGGATGAGTTAATTAAATCTCATCCCCCAGCCGATAATAAGACCCTTGATTTAGAAAAATTGAGTGATGAACAGCTGAAATTTCTAGAAAAAAAATATAAAAAAATATGTGAAGAAATTTTACATAAATAA